One stretch of Diabrotica undecimpunctata isolate CICGRU chromosome 5, icDiaUnde3, whole genome shotgun sequence DNA includes these proteins:
- the sax gene encoding activin receptor type-1 encodes MATKKIGSYLFIILVINSVIGELQRIPELREDPEDDYDIINVNDPGEPPPDLLSRQPNPNSIQNAHLKRYKCHSCEPPDCSKPSTCRNAIQCWKSRVRESNGEESITRGCTVDQEQLPLYCRAAAVTVQHKRHASGQFKIECCVGDFCNDGEFPELPPKFEESSQYAESLMYGMKIVAAVLGPLVVFGTIGIIVLYFLRRYYRNRLCNENRMDPDTYYASDDLLRATAAGDSTLREYLEQSMTSGSGSGLPLLIQRTLAKQISLVECIGKGRYGEVWKGMWHGENIAVKIFFSRDEASWSRETEIYSTILLRHENILGYIGSDMTSRNSCTQLWLITHYHSLGSLYDYLNHTSLSHQQLMRLCLSLANGLVHLHTEIFGTQGKPAIAHRDIKSKNILVKNNGTCCIADFGLAVTHFQSTDEVDIGSNPRVGTKRYMSPEVLDETIRMDHFDSFRRADVYALGLVFWEMCRRTVSNGIAEDYKPPFYDVVPSDPSFEDMRKVVCVDQQRPNLPNRWASDILLAGMSKLMRECWHQNPNVRLPALRIKKTLLKLASADTVIKMEDMEICV; translated from the exons GAGAACTTCAGAGGATTCCAGAGCTGCGAGAAGATCCAGAGGATGACTATGACATTATTAATGTTAACGATCCAGGAGAACCACCTCCCGACCTTTTATCTAGACAGCCAAATCCAAACTCTATACAAAATGCTCATTTAAAACGTTACAAGTGCCATTCTTGCGAACCACCTGATTGTTCCAAACCTTCAACATGTAGAAATGCTATACAGTGCTGGAAATCTCGTGTGAGAGAAAGCAATGGGGAAGAAAGCATTACAAGAGGTTGTACAGTGGATCAAGAACAGCTACCTCTTTATTGCAGGGCAGCTGCTGTTACTGTCCAACATAAAAGACACGCTAGTGGCCAGTTTAAAATTGAGTGCTGCGTGGGAGATTTCTGTAACGATGGTGAATTTCCTGAATTACCTCCCAAGTTTGAGGAAAGCAGTCAGTATGCGGAATCATTAATGTATGGGATGAAAATTGTGGCAGCTGTATTAGGACCGTTAGTAGTATTTGGAACTATtggtattattgtattgtattttctaAGGAGATATTACAGAAATAG ATTATGTAATGAGAACAGAATGGATCCAGACACTTACTATGCAAGTGACGATTTGCTCAGAGCAACAGCAGCAGGAGATAGCACTTTAAGAGAATATTTAGAGCAATCTATGACATCTGGTAGCGGTTCAGGTTTACCATTATTAATTCAAAGGACATTAGCGAAGCAAATTTCTTTGGTAGAGTGTATCGGAAAAGGCAGATACGGAGAAGTATGGAAGGGTATGTGGCACGGGGAAAATATTGctgtgaaaatatttttttcaagagACGAAGCAAGTTGGTCGAGAGAAACAGAAATTTACAG taCAATTTTACTCCGCCATGAAAACATATTGGGATACATTGGATCTGACATGACCTCCCGGAACTCTTGCACCCAGTTGTGGCTCATCACGCATTATCACTCGTTAGGTAGTCTGTACGATTATCTAAATCATACTTCCTTATCCCATCAGCAACTAATGAGACTGTGTTTATCTTTAGCGAATGGTCTTGTCCATCTACACACAGAAATATTTGGAACACAG ggaaaaccagcaATAGCACATAGAGATATTAAAAGCAAAAATATATTAGTAAAAAACAATGGTACCTGTTGCATAGCTGATTTTGGGCTAGCTGTAACTCATTTCCAATCTACCGATGAAGTAGACATTGGATCCAATCCAAGAGTTGGAACGAAACGATATATGAGTCCAGAGGTTCTAGACGAGAC gaTACGAATGGATCATTTTGATTCGTTTAGGAGAGCGGACGTGTATGCACTTGGCCTCGTTTTCTGGGAAATGTGTAGGAGGACGGTGAGCAACGGAATTGCCGAAGACTACAAACCGCCCTTTTACGATGTTGTGCCTAGTGATCCGAGTTTTGAGGATATGAGAAAAGTTGTCTGTGTTGATCAGCAGCGTCCTAATTTACCTAACAGATGGGCCAGTGATATA ttgttAGCTGGAATGTCAAAACTTATGAGAGAGTGTTGGCATCAGAATCCAAACGTTCGCCTGCCGGCCCTTAGAATAAAGAAAACTTTGTTAAAGTTAGCTAGTGCAGATACAGTTATAAAGATGGAAGATATGGAAATTTGCGTCTGA